GACTGGGAGAGCGTCCGCGACCAGTTCCCGCTCACGCGCGACCGGGTCCACATGGCGACGTTCCTACTCGCCAGCCACCCCCGGCCCGTCGCCGAGGCGATCGCCCGGCACCGCGACGCGTTCGACCGCGACCCCGCACACTACTGGGAAGAGCACTTCATGACGGCCGAGTGGGAACAGCGCGAGGCCGTCGCCGACTACCTCGACTCGGACCCGGCGCTCATCGCCCTCACCGACAGCACGACGATGGGGCTGGGCCTCGTCTACGGCACGCTCCGCCTCGGCGAAGGCGACGAGGTCCTCACGACGCCGCACGACCACTACTCGACGATCTACGCGCTGAAGCACCGCCAGGCGCGCGACGGCATCACGGTCCGGCGCGTGGCTCTCTACGACGACCCGGCCGCGACGGACCCCGACGAGGTCGTCGGGCGGATGCTCGCCGGCGTCACCGACCGGACGCGCGTCGTGGGCGTCACGTGGGCCCACTCCTCGACCGGCGTCAAGCTCCCCATCGCGCGGATGGCCGCCGCGCTCGGCGACGTCAACGTGGGCCGCGACGAGGCCGACCGCGTCCTCCTCGTGGTCGACGGCGTCCACGCGTTCGGGATCGAGGACGAGACGGCGCCCTCGCTCGGCGCCGACGTGCTCATCGCCGGCACGCACAAGTGGATGTTCGGCCCGCGCGGGACGGGCATCGTCCACGCGACGCGCGAGGCGTGGCGTCGGATGACGCCCGTGATCCCGAGCTTCGGCCCGGACGTCGGCGTGTGGCTGGGGGTCGTGCCCCCGGACGTGGTGACGCCGGGCGACACCTTCACGCCAGGCGGGTTCCACTCGTTCGAGCACCGGTGGGCGCTCGGCGAGGCGTTCCGGTTCCATCAGCGGATCGGGAAGGACCGGATCGAGGCGCGGATCCACGGGCTCAACACCCAGGCCAAGGACGCGCTGGCCGGGATGCGCCACGTCCGCCTCCTCACGCCGCGGTCGCCGGAGCTCTCGGCCGGCATCATCACGTTCGAGGTGAAGGGGCATGGGGCAGAGGCGGTCGTCGCGCACCTCCACGAGCGCGGCATCACGGGGAGTTCGAGCCCGTACCCCGTCTCCTATCCCCGGATCGCACCGGGCGCGCTCAACTCTCCGGCCGAGGTTGAGCGGACGGTCGCCGCGATCGCGGAGTTGGGGTAGCTCGCGGGTCTCGACCGCCACGCGCAGCGTCGCTACGTTCGCCCCATGCGCACGCTCCTCCTCGCCGCGCTGGCCGCGCTCTCTGCCAGCCCCGCCCTCGCCCAGCACGACCACGCCCAGCACGCCCCCGAGGTGGGCGATCCGCACGCCGTCGCCGAGGCGTTCGTCGTCACCGGCCTCCGCGTCGACGAAGCCGATCCCCCGGCGGGCAGCGGTGTCGGCCGTGCCGGGCTCCGATACGAGGACGGCGGCTACGTGTCGGTCGTCCACGGGAAGCCGTATGCGCGGGGGCGCCAGGTCTGGGGCGGCCTCGTCGGCTACGATACCGTCTGGGCGGCTGGCGCTCACCGCGCGACGGAGCTCGCGACGACGGTCCCGCTCCTCGTCGGCGGCACGCGCGTCGAGCCCGGCGTCTACGCCCTCTTCGTCACGCCCCGCGCCGACCGGTGGACGCTCCACGTCAACCGCGTCGCGGGCCAGCACCTCGCCGACGAATACGACGCAGCCGCCGACCTCGCCACCGTCGACGCTGCACCGTCGACGCCCGGAACGCCGGCCGAGGGTCTGACGTGGAGTTTTTCCGGCGACGGCCAGTCCCTCACGCTCGCCTGGGCCGACCGCGCCGCCGCGTTCCCGATCTCCCGCGCCCCTTGACCCCGCCCGCCTCGGTACCGAGGCGGGCCGCCTCGCCCCCCATGCCCGGCCCCCACGACGACCAGCCCCTCCTCCACGCCGGCGCCTCTCTCGCGGACGCCTCCGCCGCCGTCGTCCTCGTCCACGGCCGCGGCGACAGCGCGCAGGGCATCCTGGGCCTCGCGCGCGAGTTCGACCGGCCCGACGTCGCGTATCTCGCGCCGCAGGCGGCGGGCGGCGCGTGGTACCCGAACAGCTTCCTCGCCCCGCTCGAAGCCAACGAGCCCGGCCTCTCGTCCGGCATCGCCGCGGTCCTCCGGGCGGTCGCCGAGGCGGAGGCGGCCGGGATCCCACGCGAGCGGGTCGTGCTCGGCGGGTTCAGCCAGGGCGCATGTCTCGCGGCGGAGACGGCGGCGCGAAATGCCGGCCGCTGGGGCGGCGTGTTCGCACTCAGCGGCGGCCTCCTCGGCACCGGCCCGGGGCCGGCCGACGTGCCCCGCCTGCGGGGCATGGGCGGCTCCTACGCCGAAAAGGCGTTCGACTACAGCGGCGACTTCGAGGGCACGCCCGTCTTCCTCGGCTGCTCCGACGTCGACCCGCACATTCCCCTTGTCCGCGTCGAGACGACCGCCGCCGTCTATGCCCGCCTCGGCGCCGAGGTGGACGCCCGCGTGTACCCAGGCATCGGGCACACGATCGTCCATGATGAGATTTTGGCCATCAATAATATTACTGAATACTTGTAATAATATCTTGGAGCAAGTTTATGATATCATGGGAATCTGATTATTGGAGGTGGATTACGGCTCAAAATATCGATTGATATTCTTGTATCACCCTCTCTGCATCTGACTACTTCTTTAGGATGGCCCCCGTAAGCCTCGCAATCAATTCCGTCCATTCTGTACCTTAATCTATAGCTACATATAGTTTTACCTTCAAAATTGTTTGGTCTATCATATCTTACATCTGCATATATTGTGTTGTTCCTGATCTCCTGATCTGATATTTCACAGTTATCTCCAGCCATAACTTCCAGCAGAGTAATGTCGTTTCTTTCGTAAACTTCCCATTTTAATTTTTGTTTTTTGTTCATGTGACCCGTCTTTACGAATCTACATATGCAATAGTCTACAGTTTCATAATAGTCCACATAAATCAACTTGTGGGACAGACTGTATTCCTCTAGATCATAAAATGACTCCAGGTCAAACATGTCGTTCATATTTTCGAGTATCTAATGGATGGCTCGAACGACCTCTCGCATCCCATCGAATGCAGGATCGCCCCGAATCCCGGTGAAGGTGTGTCCTGCTTCTTTCGCGGCTCTCAGAGCAGTAGCTACGCTTTTTCGGTCCCCTAGGAAACCGAACACGCGCGCGGACTCAAACTGAACTTCCGGATCTGAGGGCGCAAGTCGAACCGCCGATAGAGCGTCCTGTCGAGCGCCTTCCGAGTTTCCTAGGCTGTGGCGGTACACGGCGCGCGCGACAAGCAGTGTAGGGTCGTTGGGGTTCACGGCGAGGCCCCGCTCGACTTGGCGGAGCGCACCCCGCATAGCCCGAGTCCACTGAGCGCGCTCTCCAGTCTCCCAGTACGCCGAAGCAAGGTTGCGCCACGTCTCATGGTCTAAGCTGTCGCTCGCCAGAATCTCGCTGTAGCGGCGAACTGCTTCTTTGTGGTCCCCCTGGTAGAGCAAGATGGTTGTCAGATTCTCCAGAGCCGACGGGTGGCTGGGCCGCAGTTCGAGAACTCGCTCGAAAGCTACCCGCGCGCCGTCGTAGTCGCCCGTCGATAATTGAACGGCGCCCAACCCCGAGTACCCCTGGTAGTTGGCACGCGCCAAGTCGATGACACGCTCGAACTGGACACGGGCATCGTCGAGCCGGAGTTGGCCGTAGTAGAACGAACCGAGATGAAAGAAACCCGACCATGACACCGGGTCCCGCCGGACTAGAGCTTGAAGTGTAGCCTCGGCCTGCTCATAGTCTGAGGCGGAGACTTGTGCATCTGCGAGCGCTCGCAGGGCCTCCGCCGTCGAGTCGAGGGCAAGCGCGTCACGGGCACGACGTATGGCGAGGCGATCCTGCCCCGTCGCGAGCGCCAACTGGGACAGTGTGACGAGAACCTCGCCGTTGTCCCCATCTAGGACTCGAGCGCGCTCGGCAGCCCGGCTCGCCAACCCGACTAGTGCCGTGTCGCGCGAGGCGACGTACTTGGCGAGGTACGCCTCACCCAACCGGGCGTAAGCTTCTGCAAACGCCGTATCCGACACGACGGCCTGTTGGAACAGGACGATGGCTCGGTCGACGTCCTCGACCTCGCGGTCACGCTGCAGAAAGCTCAGGCCTTGGAAATAGAAGTTCTGTGCCTCGGGGTCATCGGTGCCGATCGTGAGACGCGCGGCAGTGGCGTCCGAGATCTCGAACTCCAGCATCTCGGCGATCGCCAGGAGCGCGCGGCCCCGGATGCTGCTCTCCTCCGCACGGCCTATCTCGACGGTCTCCGTGTCCAAAATTCGGGACCGCCGGTCCGTCGACACGAGGGCCAGCGTGAGAGAGAGCCGGTCCTCGTCGCGCCAGAGGGTACCGGTGAGCACGAGGTTGACGCCGAGCACCGTCCCGGCCTGCTGGGGCGTGGTCACACGGTGCTCGCGCACGTCGGCGACCGACTCCACAGACATCTCCCGGTCGGGCTGTGCCATCTTCCGGACGCCGTTTGCCAGTTCCTCCGCGAGTCCCTCGGCGAACGCCCGCGCGTCCGGCCCATCGGGCTGGGGCGTCGGAGGGAGCACGGCGAGATGGATCGACGCCGGCAGCGTTGGGCGCGCCGACGCGCGCGACGTCCACAGCCCCAGGCCGAGCAGTCCCACGAGCGCCAGCGCCGCGACCGCCACCGCGCGCCGCGACTGGCGGAGCCAGCCGACCCACGCGGCCATGCCGACCACCTCGGCGGCTGGGGAGACCGGCGCGTCCGAACGAGAAACGCCGACGAGCGCGTCGCCCAGCGCCGCGGCGTCGGCGTACCGGCGGTCGGGGTCTTTCGCGAGGCACCGCATCACGACCGCGTCCACCTCGGGTGGCACGTCGGCGTGGGCGCTTGGGGGCGCGGGCTCCTCGTGGAGGACGGCGTAGAGGACGGCCGCTCCGTAGGGCGCTACGAAGGGGGTCCGGCCGGTTAGCATCTCGTAGAGGACCACGCCGAGGGACCACACGTCGGAGCGTGCGTCCACGCGGCCCCGGGCCTGCTCGGGGGCGGCGTACTCCAGCGTCCCGGCCGTCTCGCCGGTCCGCGTCAGGGACACGTCGGGCACCTTGGCGATCCCGAAGTCGAGCACCTTCGGCGTGCCGTCCTCACACAGGAACACGTTCGACGGCTTGAGGTCGCGGTGGACGATGCCGCGGGCGTGGGCAGCGGCGACGCCGGCCGCGACGCCGCGCGCGATGCGGACGGCCTCCTCGGCGACCACCGGGCCGCGCGCCAGCCGCTCGGCGAGCGTCTCGCCCTCGTAGCACGCCAGCGCGATGTACGGCCGCCCGGCGTCCGTCTCGGCCACCTCGTAGACGGTGCACACGTTGGGGTGGTCGAGCGTCGCGGCGGCCCGGGCCTCGACGAGCAGCCGGGCCGTCGCGGTCTCGTCCCGGCGGCCCGCCGGGAGGAACTTGAGCGCGACCTGACGGCCCAGGCGCGTGTCCTCCGCCCGGTAGACAACGCCCATCCCGCCGCGCCCCAACTCCCCGAGAACCCGATACGGTCCCACCCGCTCGCCGAGCAGGGTCGCCGCGCCGAAAGTGTGAGCCGGTGCGTCCACGACGGGGGACGAATATCTGACCGAACGTACGACGTCAAGCGTCCCCGACCATAGGCCGAGGCCCGCTTTTGTCATCGCCGCAGGCGATTCCTCCTGTGGGCGTAAGCTCTCCCGTCGAAATGACTTCTCCGGTAGGCCCCTCTCCCCTGCCCATGCCGTTCGTCCTCGCCGCCGGCGCCGTCCCCCCGTTCCTCGTCGAGGTCGTGGCCATCGTGGCCGCGGCGGCGCTCGTGGCCTACGTCAGCCAGCGGGTCGGCCTTGTGCCCATCGTGGGCTTCCTGCTGGCGGGCGTGCTGATCGGGCCGAGCGGGCTGGGCGTCGTGACCGACCCGGAGCTGATCGATGCGGCGGCCGAGGTCGGCGTCTTGCTCCTCCTGTTCACGATCGGGATCGAGTTCTCGCTCGACAAGCTCCAGAAGATCCAGCGGCTCATCTTCGTCGGCGGCGGGCTCCAGGTCGGGCTGACGACCCTGCTCGTGGCCGGGCTGTGCCTCGCGTTCGGCGTCGGCTGGCGACCGGCGATCTTCACGGGCTTCCTCGTCGCCCTGAGTTCGACGGCCATCGTGACGAAGCTGCTCGGCGACCGGGGCGAGACGAACACCGAGGTGGGCCAGGGCGCGGTCGGGCTGCTGATCTTCCAGGACCTCGCCGTGATCCTGATGGTCCTCCTCGTGCCCGCGCTCGGCGGCGAGGGCGTGACGGGCCTCGACCTCGGGATCGCGCTGGGCACGGCCGCGGCGATCATCGTGTTCGTCCTCGTCGTCGCCCGGCGGATCCTGCCGCCGCTGTTGGAGCACGTCGCGCGGAGGTGCTCGCCGGAGCTCTTCCTGCTGACCGTCATCGCGATCTGCTTCGGGACGGCCTACGCGGTCGGGCTGGCGGGCGTGTCGATCTCGCTGGGCGCGTTCCTGGCGGGCCTCGTCGTGAGCCAGAGCCGGTTCTCGGAGCACGCGCTGTCGGAGATCCTCCCGCTCCAGATCCTGTTCTCGGCGACGTTCTTCGTGTCGGTCGGCCTCCTCCTCGACCTCGGCTTCCTGGTGAACAACCTCGGCCTCGTGCTCGGCGCGCTCGCGGTCGTCGCGCTCGTGAAGCTGGCGACGACGTTCGTGGCGGTCCGCGCGGTCGGAAGGGCGGCGCCAGCGGCGGCGGCGACGGCGCTGTGGCTGGCGCAGGTCGGCGAGTTCTCGTTCGTGTTGGAGCGGTCGGGCCGCGAGGTTGGCCTCGCGCCGCTCGGGTCGGACGCCATCGGCGGCCCGCTCTTCATCGCGGCGACCGTCATCTCGATGGCGCTCACGCCGGTCGCCGCGCCCTACGCCGGGCGGATGGCGGCCGGGCTCCGGCGGATGACCTCCGACGCCACGCCCGAGCCGACCGAGGCGGAGGCGGTCGAGGCGGCCGGCCATTTTTCGGACCTCGAGAACCACACGATCGTGGCCGGCTACGGCGACGCCGCGCGGAAGCTGGTCCACGTCCTCGAGGGCTCGGGCGTCCCGTTCGCCGTCGTCACGCTTTCGCCGGAGGGCGCTCGGGAGGCGGAGGAATCGGGGCTCCGCGTCCTCCGCGGCGACTACGCCAAGCGCCACATCCTCGAGGCCGTCGGGCTCCAGCGCGCGAAGATGCTCGTCGTCCCGGACGACAACCCGGCCATGACGCACCGCGTGGTGTCCGTCGCCCGGGCCCTCAGCCCGACGACCCGGATCGTCGCATCGGTCCCGTCGCTGCACGACGCCGAGGAGTTGGTCGAAGCCGGCGCAGATCGGGCCATCGCGACCGAGTTCGAGGCCGTCGTCGGCCTGTTCGACGACGTCCTCCGGCGCTACCAGGTGGCGCCGGCCGAGATCCTCCGCCACGAGGAGACGCTCCGCCGGGGGAGCTACGAGGCGTTCGACGCCGACGTCATGGACACGCCGGCCGTCCGCTGCGAGCTCGCCGCCGACTGTTTCTCCACGCGCACCGTCACGATCCGCACCGGCGCCCGCGCCGCCGGTCAGTCCCTCGCCGCCCTCCAGCTCGACGAGCGGCTCCTCCACGTCACCCAGGTCTCGCGCGACGGCGACGTGACGCGCGAGCCGGGCGGCGGCTTCGTCCTCCGGGCCGGCGACGAGGTCCTCTTCGGCGGCACGCCGCAGGCGCTCATCGACGCCGGGGACCTCTTCCGCGTCACCGACGGTCGGACGCCCGCCCTCCCCGCCCCGCCGCCCATGCCCACGCAGCGCGCCGACTGGATCGACACCTCGGCCCCGGTCCACCTCGACCCCGACCCCGACGCCGGGTGCACCCACCTCGACCACGTCCACGACGTGACGCCCGGGACCCAGGGGTGCGAGGAGTGCCTGGAGCGCGGCGACCGGTGGGTCCACCTCCGCGTGTGCCTCGAATGCGGCCACGTCGGCTGCTGCGACTCATCGCCCAACAAGCACGCGACGAAGCACTACCACCGGACGGGCCACCCCGTCGTGCGGAGCATCGAGCCGGGCGAGACGTGGGGCTGGTGCTACGAAGACGAGGTGATGCTGTAGGGCGCGCTCCTCTCGTGGGGACCCGCTCCCTCCGCCTCGGCGCCGAGGCGGACGGCCTCCCGCCCTCTCTACGCGTCGGCCAGCGGGAGCACGGCGGTCACGGTCGTCCCTTGGTGGGGCACCGAGTCGACCTCGAGTTGGCCGCCGGCCAGGCCGAGGCGGTGGCGGAGCTCGCTCAGGCCCAGGCCGGTCGCGTCCGCGGAGTCGTGGTCGTCGAACCCCTCGCCCTCGTCGCGGACCGAGAGGTGGCAGCCCTCCGCGTCGCACCACGCCCGGACCCACGCCTCCCCGGTCCCGGCGTGCTTGACGACGTTGAACAGGAGCTCGCGGGCGACGCGCGTAAGCAGCGACCGGACTCCGTGCGACGGCATCGTCCCGGCCGACGTCACGTCGAGGTGGACGGTCAGGCCGTAGCGCTGGCGGGCGTAGTCCGCGACCCAGCCGAGCGCGGCGCCGACGCCGTCGTCGAAGAGCGACGGCGGGTGGAGCTCGGTGGCGAGCAGGCGCGTCTGGTTGATGGCCTCGTCGACGTAGCCCTCGACGCGGTCGCCGAGGCCGTCGGCCCCGCCGGCCGCCCGCGACAGGAGGTCGACGTGGATCTTGAGGCCGTAGAGCGTCTGCTGGACGTCGTCGTGGAGCAGCTGGGCGACCCGCTCGCGCTCTCGGAGCTCGGCCTCGGAGAGCGACCGGGCGAGAGACTCGACCTGATGGGCGCGGTCCCGGAGCGCGGCCGTCTGCTCGTCCACGCGGTCTTGGAGCTCGGCGTTGAACCGCTGGACGCGGTCGAGGAGGTCGCGCACGCGGAGCTGCTGGCGGCGGGCCTCGACGGCGAGCCGGACGACCGACCGGAACGCGACCGGCTGGATCGGCCGCTCGAGCACGGTCACATGCCGGCGCCCGCCCAGCAGGCCGGTCAGCCCGAGGTAGTCGCCGGCGCTCCACCCCGCGTCGACGAACAGGACGAACGGGAGCTCGGACCAGTCGGGCTCGCCGGCCAGGGCCTCGGCGAGCACCTCGATGCCGGGCAGCGAGAGCGCCTCGCCCGTCAGCACGACGGCGCCCGCGTCGGGCCGGCCGACGGACGTGCAGAGGCCGGGCGCGTCGGGCAGCGACACGACCTCGAGGTCGTCGTCGGTCAGCACGCGCCCCACGAGCTCCGCGTCGCGGCCGACCGGGGTAAGGACGAGGGCCGCCAGCCGCTGGGCCGGCGTCGTGCCGTTGCTAAGTGATGCGAGGGGCCCCATTAACCGTCAAGAACGCCGGGCCCAAGTGGGAGATGCGCTCGGGCACCCTGAACCCCGAGTGAGGGAATCCCCCGCTAGAGAGACGTCCCGTCCACGAAGGCCGCGAGGCCGGTCAGGACGCCCTGGTAGTCGGTGATCGCGTCGCCGACGGCCATCCCGTCGTCGCTCATCACGAACTGGCGGACGCGCCGGTCGTGCCCGCCGCGCCGCCGCTTGACCACGGCGATGGCCTTGCGGATCTCGCCGCGAGCCTCGTAGTGCTGGAGCAGGAGGACCGTGTCGGCGACGTAGCTGATGTCGATCTGGGGCGCCGTCGCGTCACCGAGAAGCCCGTGCTCGGGGACCGTCAGGAGCGTGACGACGCCTCGCCCGCCGAGGTAGGCCAGGAGGTCGTGGAGCTGGCTCGCTGCGCGGTCGGCGCCGGGGCAGGCGTGCGTGAAGCCCGTCAGGCTGTCGATGACGACGAGCCGGACGCCCGCCTCGACGTCACGGTGGACGCGGTCGATGAACCGGCCGGTGGTCATGATCGAGGCGCTGAGCTCCTGGACCTGGAGCACGTCCCCCATCGACCGGAGGTCGTACCCCAGGCCCTCCATCCGGTCGAGGAGCGTCCGCTTCCGCTCGTCGAAGGTGTAGATCGCCGCCGGCGCCCCGCCCTCGGCGGCGGCCACGGCGTAGGAGGCCGCCAGCGACGACTTGCCGGTCCCCGAGACGCCGACGACGACGCACGACGCGCCGGGGTCGAGCCCCCCGTCCAGCATCGCGTCGAGGCCGTCGATCCGGCTCGACCGCGAGGCCCCCACCTCGCCCGCCTCGGCCCGTTCGTCGGCGCCCTCGTCCTTCAGCCGCATCGTGAGGCTCGGGTACACCTCGAGCCCGCCGTGCAGGATCCGGAAGTCGTGGTACCCCGTCGGGTGGTCGACGCCGCGGATCTTGGGGATCTGGAGCCGGCGGTAGACCTGCCCGTACTGGGGCGCGTCGCGCTCGAGCCGGACGACGCCGTGCATGATCGAGTACACCGCGCTGTCGCCGTCGCTGGCGCTGTAGTCGTCGAGGAGGAGCGTGGTCACGTCACGCTGGCCGAGCGCGTGCTTGAGCGCGAGGAACCGGCGGCGGCTCCGGAGCCCGTCGCCCGACAGCAGGCGGAGCTCGGCGGCCGAGTCGAGGACGAGCCGGGCCGGCCGGACCGACCCGACGGCGCCCAGGACGGTGTCCATCAGGTCCACGAGGTCGACGTCGCCGGCGGGGAAGAGCGTGTGGTCGGAGGCGTGGAGGTCGAGCCCGCCGGACTCCACGTCGAGCACGTCGACGCCCTCGAGGTCCCACCCGTGCGAGTCGGCGATGGCGAGGAGCTCGTCGCGACGCTGCGACAGCGTGACGTACAGGACGCGCTCGCCCGCCTCGACGGCGGCGCGGCAGAAGTGGAGCGCGAACGTGGTCTTGCCGGTCCCGGGTCGACCTTCGAGGAGGTACATCCGCCCGGCAGGAAAGCCACCGCCGAGCAGCACGTCGAACCCCGGAACGCCGGACGAAACACGAGAGGACACGGTCGGGGTCACGGGCCAGGGTGAACGGGATCGGCCCGGGAGTATACCAGGCGCACACATATCGGCGCACGCCCGGTTCCCTTTCCGTCTCGCCGTTAGCCTTCGCGCATCAGCTTCCACGCGCACGGAACGCCCCGTACACGGCCTCGCGGACCCCGTGGTGGAGCCCGACGCCGTCGAACGGCATGAGCTGGACGAAGAGGACCGCCGTGAGCTCGTTCACCGGGTCCACCCAGAACAGCGTGCTCGCCGCGCCGTCCCAGAAGAACTCGCCGACCGTCCCCGGATTCTCGTCGGCGGAGGCCGGGGGCCGGACACGAACCGCAAAATCGATCCCGAACCCGACCTGTCCCTTGCTGGGCAGCCACATGCGCTGGGTCACGGCGTCGTCCAGGTGGCTCGTCGCCATAAGACGGACGGTCTCGGGCTGGAGGATCCGGACGCCGTCGAGCACGCCGCCGTTCAGCAGCATCTGCGCGAAGCGCGAGTAGTCGTCGAGGGTCGACGTGAGCCCCCAGCCGCCGGGCGTCAACGGCCACGCCTGTGTGTTGAACACGTCGATGCCGTCGATGGGCGAGAGCGCGCCGTCGTCGCCGCGGCGATAGACGGCGGCCATCCGGTCCCGGTCGGCCTCGGGGACGACGTAGCGGGTCTCGCTCATCCCGAGCGGGGCCAGCACGTGCTCGCGGACGTACTCGGCGTACGGCTGCCCGGAGATCCGCTCGACCAGAAACGCCTGGAGGTCGACCGACGGCCCGTAAGCCCACTGCTCGCCGGGGTGGAACCCGAGCGGGACGCTCGCGAACTGGCGGGCCATGGTCTCGAGCGTGTTCTCGCGGTTCATCGGGTCGGCCTCGCGGAGCATCGCCGCCAGGGCCTCGTGCCCGCCGTCGGCGCCGATGCCAGCCGTGTGCCGCGTGAGGTCGCGGATGGTGACCGGCCGGCGCGGCGCCTCGAGGATCGGCTGGCCGTCGGCGTCCACGCCCGCGTAGACCACGACGTCGGCGAACTCCGGGGCGTAGTCGGCGAGCGGGTCGTCGAGGTCGAAGGCGCCGGCCTCCCACAGCGTCATCAGCGCGACGCCGGTGACGGGCTTCGTCATCGAGTAGACCTGGACGATGGCGTTGCGGGTCATCGGCACGTCCGCCTCGCGGTCGGCGTGGCCGTAGGCGCCGACATAGGCCTCCTCTCCCCGCTCTAGGACGAGGGCCGAGACGCCCACCACGTCGCCCCGCTCGACGAACCCGGCCAGCGTGGCGTCGAGGCGGGCCACCGCGGCCTCGTCGACCACGCGCGGGAGGTCGGGCGCCCTGGGTTGCGCGCGGGCGGAGGCGACGAGGAGGAGCGCAGCGACGATCGCCGACGGGATGCGGAGCATGGGTGGTGGGGCTGTACCGTCCAGAATAGCGCCTCCAACCCGCTCCGCCGTGGCACCCGTGTGCACGTCGCTCGCGACTCAGGGCAGCTCCGCTCTCCCCCGCAGGTCCCGCCACGACGGGTTCGCGGCGTTGACGAGCGCCACCTTCTTGCTCCGCCGCCAGCCCTTCAGCTGCTTCTCCCGCGCGATGCCATCGCGCGCCTCCGGGTACGACTCGACGTAGATGAGCCGGTCGAGCGCATAGCGCCCCGTGAACCGCTCGTCCCCGCTGGCCACGTGCTCCGCCAGCCGCCGCTCCAGATTGTTCGTCACTCCAACGTACAGCGTCCCCGAGCGGTTGGTGAGCATGTAGACCCAGTACGTGCGCGCCGCTCCCATACCGCACGATAGCGTGCCGCCATCATCCAGCACCCTCCCCTCCCCGTGTCATCCTGAGCGAGCGGAGCGAGTCGAAGGATCTTTTGGTGCGATGAGGTCTCTCGCTGACACAGAGAGGGCGGTCCGTGCGTGGTGCTCGCCAGAGATCCTTCGACTCCGGGCTGCGTC
This sequence is a window from Rubrivirga marina. Protein-coding genes within it:
- a CDS encoding alpha/beta hydrolase, with the translated sequence MPGPHDDQPLLHAGASLADASAAVVLVHGRGDSAQGILGLAREFDRPDVAYLAPQAAGGAWYPNSFLAPLEANEPGLSSGIAAVLRAVAEAEAAGIPRERVVLGGFSQGACLAAETAARNAGRWGGVFALSGGLLGTGPGPADVPRLRGMGGSYAEKAFDYSGDFEGTPVFLGCSDVDPHIPLVRVETTAAVYARLGAEVDARVYPGIGHTIVHDEILAINNITEYL
- a CDS encoding cation:proton antiporter, with amino-acid sequence MPFVLAAGAVPPFLVEVVAIVAAAALVAYVSQRVGLVPIVGFLLAGVLIGPSGLGVVTDPELIDAAAEVGVLLLLFTIGIEFSLDKLQKIQRLIFVGGGLQVGLTTLLVAGLCLAFGVGWRPAIFTGFLVALSSTAIVTKLLGDRGETNTEVGQGAVGLLIFQDLAVILMVLLVPALGGEGVTGLDLGIALGTAAAIIVFVLVVARRILPPLLEHVARRCSPELFLLTVIAICFGTAYAVGLAGVSISLGAFLAGLVVSQSRFSEHALSEILPLQILFSATFFVSVGLLLDLGFLVNNLGLVLGALAVVALVKLATTFVAVRAVGRAAPAAAATALWLAQVGEFSFVLERSGREVGLAPLGSDAIGGPLFIAATVISMALTPVAAPYAGRMAAGLRRMTSDATPEPTEAEAVEAAGHFSDLENHTIVAGYGDAARKLVHVLEGSGVPFAVVTLSPEGAREAEESGLRVLRGDYAKRHILEAVGLQRAKMLVVPDDNPAMTHRVVSVARALSPTTRIVASVPSLHDAEELVEAGADRAIATEFEAVVGLFDDVLRRYQVAPAEILRHEETLRRGSYEAFDADVMDTPAVRCELAADCFSTRTVTIRTGARAAGQSLAALQLDERLLHVTQVSRDGDVTREPGGGFVLRAGDEVLFGGTPQALIDAGDLFRVTDGRTPALPAPPPMPTQRADWIDTSAPVHLDPDPDAGCTHLDHVHDVTPGTQGCEECLERGDRWVHLRVCLECGHVGCCDSSPNKHATKHYHRTGHPVVRSIEPGETWGWCYEDEVML
- a CDS encoding DUF2911 domain-containing protein translates to MRTLLLAALAALSASPALAQHDHAQHAPEVGDPHAVAEAFVVTGLRVDEADPPAGSGVGRAGLRYEDGGYVSVVHGKPYARGRQVWGGLVGYDTVWAAGAHRATELATTVPLLVGGTRVEPGVYALFVTPRADRWTLHVNRVAGQHLADEYDAAADLATVDAAPSTPGTPAEGLTWSFSGDGQSLTLAWADRAAAFPISRAP
- a CDS encoding aminotransferase class V-fold PLP-dependent enzyme — translated: MDRRSFVARSGLALGALPLAAAPALASRPAPPRAFDPTDWESVRDQFPLTRDRVHMATFLLASHPRPVAEAIARHRDAFDRDPAHYWEEHFMTAEWEQREAVADYLDSDPALIALTDSTTMGLGLVYGTLRLGEGDEVLTTPHDHYSTIYALKHRQARDGITVRRVALYDDPAATDPDEVVGRMLAGVTDRTRVVGVTWAHSSTGVKLPIARMAAALGDVNVGRDEADRVLLVVDGVHAFGIEDETAPSLGADVLIAGTHKWMFGPRGTGIVHATREAWRRMTPVIPSFGPDVGVWLGVVPPDVVTPGDTFTPGGFHSFEHRWALGEAFRFHQRIGKDRIEARIHGLNTQAKDALAGMRHVRLLTPRSPELSAGIITFEVKGHGAEAVVAHLHERGITGSSSPYPVSYPRIAPGALNSPAEVERTVAAIAELG
- a CDS encoding protein kinase domain-containing protein, giving the protein MTKAGLGLWSGTLDVVRSVRYSSPVVDAPAHTFGAATLLGERVGPYRVLGELGRGGMGVVYRAEDTRLGRQVALKFLPAGRRDETATARLLVEARAAATLDHPNVCTVYEVAETDAGRPYIALACYEGETLAERLARGPVVAEEAVRIARGVAAGVAAAHARGIVHRDLKPSNVFLCEDGTPKVLDFGIAKVPDVSLTRTGETAGTLEYAAPEQARGRVDARSDVWSLGVVLYEMLTGRTPFVAPYGAAVLYAVLHEEPAPPSAHADVPPEVDAVVMRCLAKDPDRRYADAAALGDALVGVSRSDAPVSPAAEVVGMAAWVGWLRQSRRAVAVAALALVGLLGLGLWTSRASARPTLPASIHLAVLPPTPQPDGPDARAFAEGLAEELANGVRKMAQPDREMSVESVADVREHRVTTPQQAGTVLGVNLVLTGTLWRDEDRLSLTLALVSTDRRSRILDTETVEIGRAEESSIRGRALLAIAEMLEFEISDATAARLTIGTDDPEAQNFYFQGLSFLQRDREVEDVDRAIVLFQQAVVSDTAFAEAYARLGEAYLAKYVASRDTALVGLASRAAERARVLDGDNGEVLVTLSQLALATGQDRLAIRRARDALALDSTAEALRALADAQVSASDYEQAEATLQALVRRDPVSWSGFFHLGSFYYGQLRLDDARVQFERVIDLARANYQGYSGLGAVQLSTGDYDGARVAFERVLELRPSHPSALENLTTILLYQGDHKEAVRRYSEILASDSLDHETWRNLASAYWETGERAQWTRAMRGALRQVERGLAVNPNDPTLLVARAVYRHSLGNSEGARQDALSAVRLAPSDPEVQFESARVFGFLGDRKSVATALRAAKEAGHTFTGIRGDPAFDGMREVVRAIH